From a single Herbiconiux sp. SALV-R1 genomic region:
- a CDS encoding flavin reductase — protein sequence MTEVEITADGPSKGEFRDVMGRFASGVTVITTTLDGEDLGAAASAVSSLSDEPPSLLICLNVTSTTAQAIVKTGTFAVNVLAEDSAPIAQRFASKAPDKFQTIAVERGQTGVPLIAGCIAHFECVVDETVRGGTHLVFLARVVRVSSKPGNPLAYFRGSFGRMETAPDAAALHAVRDYVVGAVTDEAQPLDAEAIAAELDIEVGRAYQSLVALTTEGLVRRTGATFQVEPVPDQVIFDYYAAKLAIEIGAAAQTVGAVGPDQLAELRTLLEATLEFSVDGQFSDPEGWIRANSAFHEYLVGLAGSVILTETYKGLRLPAMEQRSIRESTRATAALHDDHRAIVEGYEKGDVELVLRTLTAHAKRPQETRAEAAATASAAVS from the coding sequence ATGACCGAAGTCGAGATCACGGCAGACGGCCCGAGCAAGGGCGAGTTCCGTGACGTCATGGGGCGGTTCGCGAGCGGGGTGACCGTCATCACCACCACCCTCGACGGCGAAGACCTGGGCGCCGCCGCCAGCGCGGTGAGCTCGCTCTCCGACGAGCCGCCGAGCCTGCTCATCTGCCTCAACGTCACCTCGACCACGGCGCAGGCCATCGTGAAGACCGGCACCTTCGCCGTCAACGTGCTCGCCGAGGACTCCGCGCCCATCGCGCAGCGCTTCGCCAGCAAGGCGCCCGACAAGTTCCAGACCATCGCCGTCGAGCGCGGCCAGACCGGGGTGCCGCTCATCGCGGGGTGCATCGCCCACTTCGAGTGCGTCGTCGACGAGACCGTGCGCGGCGGCACCCACCTCGTCTTCCTCGCCCGCGTGGTGCGGGTGTCGTCGAAGCCCGGCAACCCGCTGGCCTACTTCCGCGGCTCCTTCGGCCGCATGGAGACGGCACCGGATGCTGCGGCCCTGCACGCGGTGCGCGATTACGTCGTCGGGGCGGTCACCGACGAGGCCCAGCCGCTCGACGCCGAGGCGATCGCCGCCGAGCTCGACATCGAGGTGGGCCGCGCCTACCAGTCGCTCGTCGCCCTCACCACGGAGGGCCTCGTGCGCCGCACCGGCGCCACCTTCCAGGTCGAGCCGGTTCCCGACCAGGTGATCTTCGACTACTACGCCGCCAAGCTCGCCATCGAGATCGGCGCCGCCGCGCAGACCGTCGGAGCCGTGGGCCCCGACCAGCTCGCCGAGCTGCGCACGCTGCTCGAGGCCACCCTCGAGTTCAGCGTCGACGGCCAATTCAGCGACCCCGAGGGCTGGATCCGCGCGAACAGCGCCTTCCACGAGTACCTCGTGGGGCTCGCCGGCAGCGTCATCCTCACCGAGACCTACAAGGGGCTGCGGCTGCCGGCGATGGAGCAGCGCTCGATCCGCGAGTCGACCCGGGCCACCGCAGCGCTGCACGACGACCACCGCGCCATCGTCGAGGGGTACGAGAAGGGCGACGTCGAGCTCGTGCTGCGCACGCTCACCGCGCACGCGAAGCGGCCCCAGGAGACCAGGGCCGAGGCCGCCGCGACGGCGTCGGCAGCGGTCTCCTGA
- a CDS encoding cupin domain-containing protein: MLAFGYNSYNYFVARTTTFSKECSMQIISGRSGAPSITATGTFTGQVFQDPVLGGLDEVKINTVIFTPCSRTYWHHHENGQLLQVFRGKGYVCGRDGVPRVITEGDTVWIEPGERHWHGGTAETLLGHTAITLGGTEWLEEVSEEEYAEAARVNGLGDDASASTPAGA; this comes from the coding sequence ATGCTAGCATTTGGTTACAACAGCTACAACTACTTTGTGGCGAGGACGACGACGTTCAGCAAGGAGTGCAGTATGCAGATCATCTCGGGCCGATCGGGTGCCCCCTCCATCACCGCCACCGGCACCTTCACGGGCCAGGTGTTCCAAGACCCGGTGCTCGGCGGTCTCGACGAGGTGAAGATCAACACCGTCATCTTCACCCCCTGCTCGCGCACCTACTGGCACCACCACGAGAACGGGCAGCTGCTGCAGGTGTTCCGCGGCAAGGGGTACGTCTGCGGGCGCGACGGCGTACCCCGCGTGATCACCGAGGGCGACACCGTGTGGATCGAACCCGGCGAGCGGCACTGGCACGGCGGCACCGCCGAGACGCTGCTCGGGCACACCGCGATCACGCTGGGCGGCACCGAGTGGCTCGAGGAGGTCTCCGAGGAGGAGTACGCCGAGGCCGCACGGGTGAACGGGCTCGGCGACGACGCATCCGCTTCGACCCCCGCGGGTGCCTGA